The Cyclobacteriaceae bacterium DNA segment CCATGCACCATCCGTTCACTTCACCAAAACCGGAAGACATTCCGTTGCTGGAAACCGATCCCGGGAAGGTGCGTGCCAACGCGTATGACATGGTATTAAACGGAAGTGAGATTGGTGGTGGCTCCATTCGTATTCACGATCGCGCCACACAGCAAATGATGTTCAACCATCTGGGCTTCACCCCAGAAGAAGCGAAAAAACAATTCGGCTTTTTGATGGAGGCTTTTGAATATGGCGCGCCTCCGCATGGCGGTATTGCCTTTGGTTTCGATAGGCTATGCGCGTTGTTCGGTGGGTCTGAATCAATACGCGACTATATCGCCTTCCCGAAAAACAACGCAGGTCGCGACATGATGATTGATACACCTTCCACCATTTCGGAAGAACAATTGAAAGAACTGGGCATTCAGGTAAGGAACTAGGATTGCAACAAGCCTGTTAGAAGAGAAAGTGAGAATAAAAGCGTACATTCAAGTATGAAAACGATAACGATAAACATACCAACCACTGTGGATCTTGACGACAGGGAGGTTCTTATGGTAATCGCTACAAGATTATACGAAAAGGGCAAATTGTCGTTGGGTCAGGCGGCTGAATTGGTTGGGCTGTCAAAAAGCGCTTTTATGGAAATTCTAGCGAGCTATGGTGTTTCCGTTTTTAACTATCCTTCTTCTGATCTTGACCAAGATGTAGAGAATGCAAAACGTTATAATCTCTGACACCAGCTGTTTGATTCTCCTCGATAAAATCGGGGAATTAAACCTTTTAAATAAGCTCTTCGGTCAAATTATAATCACACCAGAAATTTCCCTTGAGTTCAAGAAAGAACTTCCAAACTGGTTTGAGGTAAAAGAGCTGCTAAACAAAACCTATCAAAAAATTCTTGAAGCTTCATTGGATAAGGGTGAAGCAAGT contains these protein-coding regions:
- a CDS encoding UPF0175 family protein — protein: MVIATRLYEKGKLSLGQAAELVGLSKSAFMEILASYGVSVFNYPSSDLDQDVENAKRYNL